The Primulina eburnea isolate SZY01 chromosome 6, ASM2296580v1, whole genome shotgun sequence genome contains a region encoding:
- the LOC140834350 gene encoding homeobox protein ATH1-like isoform X1, translated as MQKNASESHSVVTDVNSLNSALATLGYSDSVYRLNHNHVMSGFPQPVSFVEAVNNLVCGQIVNRDEIWNLNIQDPNQVMEGIPFPTVAPVTALSSARNVTLDNQEKLPNFGHCVYPFDDSSNVVYSSFEAMNHGYETLPFDSSTKWDLNKFVTPESVGRVIGRNGVQPLNQTENSFPNEWILSQNTAGTNSNSRGTSRFSNELSLSLASSQPSTTHGTSIQDQCSEQTSCSSNNLSLSFDSYKPFQPSPLLGSRLFQAMQEILAEIACYALVSYSTTGIDNGNNIPLSTGIDNGNNIPVLSSHCIFPSDKLEVEAKKKHMLALLQMIDEQYNRCMDEVHTVVSAFHAVTELDPNLHARFALPTISSMYKNLRARISCHILAMGTNLNKGGDQEKEEKSFETSFIQKQWALQQIRKSDSQLWRPQRGLPERSVSVLRAWMFQNFLHPYPKDAEKHLLAIKSGLTRNQVSNWFINARVRLWKPMIEEMYAEMSRRKARRSGEEQTDHGNFHINQMHFENRRFAMD; from the exons ATGCAAAAAAACGCAAGTGAATCACATTCTGTTGTTACAGATGTGAACTCGTTGAATTCAGCTCTAGCCACCCTCGGTTATTCTGACTCGGTTTACAGGTTAAACCATAACCATGTCATGTCTGGATTTCCCCAACCTGTATCCTTTGTAGAAGCTGTGAACAATCTCGTTTGTGGGCAAATTGTGAATCGGGATGAAATTTGGAATTTGAACATTCAAGACCCAAACCAAGTTATGGAGGGGATCCCCTTTCCCACTGTCGCCCCCGTTACAGCTCTTTCATCTGCGAGAAACGTCACACTAGATAATCAAGAAAAGCTACCGAATTTTGGTCATTGTGTGTATCCGTTTGATGACTCTTCCAATGTGGTGTATTCTTCGTTTGAGGCTATGAACCATGGTTATGAGACTTTACCCTTCGACTCTAGCACCAAATGGGACCTCAACAAATTTGTTACTCCTGAATCTGTTGGGAGAGTGATTGGAAGAAATGGAGTTCAACCACTCAATCAGACTGAGAACTCCTTCCCAAACGAATGGATCTTATCACAAAATACGGCTGGCACGAACTCTAATAGCCGGGGAACTTCTCGATTTAGCAATGAGTTGTCTCTAAGTCTTGCCTCATCTCAACCTTCTACCACTCATGGAACGTCTATTCAAGATCAATGCTCAGAACAGACATCTTGCAGCAGTAACAATCTTTCATTGAGCTTTGATTCTTACAAGCCCTTCCAACCATCACCGTTGTTGGGATCAAGATTATTCCAAGCAATGCAAGAAATTCTTGCTGAAATTGCCTGTTATGCGCTCGTAAGTTATTCAACTACTGGTATAGATAATGGGAATAACATCCCATTATCTACTGGTATAGATAATGGGAATAACATCCCGGTTTTGAGCTCCCATTGCATTTTTCCAAGTGACAAGTTGGAGGTTGAAGCAAAGAAGAAGCATATGCTGGCTTTGTTGCAAATG attgatgAACAATACAATCGATGCATGGATGAGGTCCACACAGTAGTCTCTGCATTTCATGCTGTAACCGAGTTGGATCCTAATCTACATGCTCGGTTTGCTCTCCCAACAATCTCATCAATGTACAAAAACCTGCGGGCAAGAATTAGTTGCCATATTCTTGCAATGGGAACAAATCTTAACAAGGGGGGAGATCAAGAAAAAGAAGAGAAGTCGTTCGAGACATCTTTCATCCAAAAACAATGGGCTCTTCAGCAGATAAGAAAGAGTGATTCTCAATTATGGAGACCTCAAAGAGGGCTACCTGAAAGATCCGTCTCAGTTTTAAGGGCATGGATGTTTCAGAATTTTCTTCACCC GTATCCAAAAGATGCAGAGAAGCACCTTCTGGCTATAAAAAGTGGATTGACCAGGAACCAG GTTTCGAATTGGTTTATAAATGCTCGTGTTCGACTGTGGAAGCCAATGATAGAGGAAATGTATGCAGAGATGAGCAGAAGGAAAGCTCGTCGAAGTGGTGAAGAGCAAACTGATCATGGCAATTTCCATATAAATCAGATGCACTTTGAAAACAGAAGGTTTGCCATGGATTGA
- the LOC140834350 gene encoding homeobox protein ATH1-like isoform X2 codes for MQKNASESHSVVTDVNSLNSALATLGYSDSVYRLNHNHVMSGFPQPVSFVEAVNNLVCGQIVNRDEIWNLNIQDPNQVMEGIPFPTVAPVTALSSARNVTLDNQEKLPNFGHCVYPFDDSSNVVYSSFEAMNHGYETLPFDSSTKWDLNKFVTPESVGRVIGRNGVQPLNQTENSFPNEWILSQNTAGTNSNSRGTSRFSNELSLSLASSQPSTTHGTSIQDQCSEQTSCSSNNLSLSFDSYKPFQPSPLLGSRLFQAMQEILAEIACYALVSYSTTGIDNGNNIPVLSSHCIFPSDKLEVEAKKKHMLALLQMIDEQYNRCMDEVHTVVSAFHAVTELDPNLHARFALPTISSMYKNLRARISCHILAMGTNLNKGGDQEKEEKSFETSFIQKQWALQQIRKSDSQLWRPQRGLPERSVSVLRAWMFQNFLHPYPKDAEKHLLAIKSGLTRNQVSNWFINARVRLWKPMIEEMYAEMSRRKARRSGEEQTDHGNFHINQMHFENRRFAMD; via the exons ATGCAAAAAAACGCAAGTGAATCACATTCTGTTGTTACAGATGTGAACTCGTTGAATTCAGCTCTAGCCACCCTCGGTTATTCTGACTCGGTTTACAGGTTAAACCATAACCATGTCATGTCTGGATTTCCCCAACCTGTATCCTTTGTAGAAGCTGTGAACAATCTCGTTTGTGGGCAAATTGTGAATCGGGATGAAATTTGGAATTTGAACATTCAAGACCCAAACCAAGTTATGGAGGGGATCCCCTTTCCCACTGTCGCCCCCGTTACAGCTCTTTCATCTGCGAGAAACGTCACACTAGATAATCAAGAAAAGCTACCGAATTTTGGTCATTGTGTGTATCCGTTTGATGACTCTTCCAATGTGGTGTATTCTTCGTTTGAGGCTATGAACCATGGTTATGAGACTTTACCCTTCGACTCTAGCACCAAATGGGACCTCAACAAATTTGTTACTCCTGAATCTGTTGGGAGAGTGATTGGAAGAAATGGAGTTCAACCACTCAATCAGACTGAGAACTCCTTCCCAAACGAATGGATCTTATCACAAAATACGGCTGGCACGAACTCTAATAGCCGGGGAACTTCTCGATTTAGCAATGAGTTGTCTCTAAGTCTTGCCTCATCTCAACCTTCTACCACTCATGGAACGTCTATTCAAGATCAATGCTCAGAACAGACATCTTGCAGCAGTAACAATCTTTCATTGAGCTTTGATTCTTACAAGCCCTTCCAACCATCACCGTTGTTGGGATCAAGATTATTCCAAGCAATGCAAGAAATTCTTGCTGAAATTGCCTGTTATGCGCTCGTAAGTTATTCAACTACTGGTATAGATAATGGGAATAACATCCC GGTTTTGAGCTCCCATTGCATTTTTCCAAGTGACAAGTTGGAGGTTGAAGCAAAGAAGAAGCATATGCTGGCTTTGTTGCAAATG attgatgAACAATACAATCGATGCATGGATGAGGTCCACACAGTAGTCTCTGCATTTCATGCTGTAACCGAGTTGGATCCTAATCTACATGCTCGGTTTGCTCTCCCAACAATCTCATCAATGTACAAAAACCTGCGGGCAAGAATTAGTTGCCATATTCTTGCAATGGGAACAAATCTTAACAAGGGGGGAGATCAAGAAAAAGAAGAGAAGTCGTTCGAGACATCTTTCATCCAAAAACAATGGGCTCTTCAGCAGATAAGAAAGAGTGATTCTCAATTATGGAGACCTCAAAGAGGGCTACCTGAAAGATCCGTCTCAGTTTTAAGGGCATGGATGTTTCAGAATTTTCTTCACCC GTATCCAAAAGATGCAGAGAAGCACCTTCTGGCTATAAAAAGTGGATTGACCAGGAACCAG GTTTCGAATTGGTTTATAAATGCTCGTGTTCGACTGTGGAAGCCAATGATAGAGGAAATGTATGCAGAGATGAGCAGAAGGAAAGCTCGTCGAAGTGGTGAAGAGCAAACTGATCATGGCAATTTCCATATAAATCAGATGCACTTTGAAAACAGAAGGTTTGCCATGGATTGA